One Brassica napus cultivar Da-Ae chromosome A5, Da-Ae, whole genome shotgun sequence DNA window includes the following coding sequences:
- the LOC111197836 gene encoding phosphatidylinositol 4-phosphate 5-kinase 9, with protein sequence MSSLEVGGGGPVAFAERTKSVDALTKKEILSALTNGETTSEPSEDARFRNRELSLPNGESYDGTLLGNVPEGSGKYLWSDGSVYVGEWRRGMRHGNGKMRWASGACYEGEFSGGYMHGTGTYKDANNLTYKGRWRLNLKHGLGYQVYPNGDVFEGSWIQGLGEGPGKYTWGNGNIYLGDMKGGKMSGKGTLTWITGDSYEGSWLNGMMHGFGVYTWRDGGCYVGTWTRGLKDGKGSFYSAGTRVPAVQEFYLNALRKRGVLPDLRRQSQVAAASSVNMESLRVGGGGNKLSKGSLINLEQSRNGRVSLERRWSLEVSIEKVIGHDYSDLERGSGTEEYSANRPILEREYMQGVLISERVVVDNRFSPTSKRAKRKHKRLFKEAKKPGEVVIKGHRSYDLMLNLQLGIRYTVGKITPIQRREVRTADFGPRASFWMSFPRAGSAMTPPHHSEDFKWKDYCPMVFRNLREMFKMDAADYMMSICGNDTLRELSSPGKSGSVFFLSQDDRFMIKTLRKSEVKVLLRMLPYYHHHVKTYENTLITKFFGLHRIKPSSGQKFRFVVMGNMFFTDLRIHRRFDLKGSKLGRSADKVEIDENTILKDLDLNYSFFLEPSWREGLLKQLEIDSKFLVEQNIMDYSLLLGVHHRAPEHLRTQLVRSRSITADALESVAEDDTIEDDMLSYHQGLVLVPGGSDNVVTGPHIRGSRLRASAVGDEEVDLLLPGTARLQIQQGVNMPARAELIPGTEEKDRQILHDCCDVVLYLGIIDILQEYNMTKKIEHAYKSLHFDSKSISAVDPTYYSQRFLDFIEKVFPQNNA encoded by the exons ATGTCTTCCCTTGAAGTGGGAGGAGGAGGACCAGTTGCATTCGCAGAAAGAACCAAATCCGTTGATGCACTCACCAAGAAAGAGATCCTCTCCGCTCTAACCAACGGAGAGACCACCTCCGAACCTTCCGAGGACGCTAGGTTCAGAAACAGGGAGCTCTCCCTCCCCAACGGCGAGTCCTACGACGGCACTCTCCTCGGAAACGTCCCCGAGGGCTCAGGGAAGTACCTGTGGTCAGACGGCAGCGTTTACGTCGGCGAATGGAGACGCGGGATGAGACACGGCAACGGGAAGATGAGATGGGCTTCGGGCGCGTGCTACGAAGGCGAGTTCTCAGGAGGCTACATGCACGGCACGGGGACGTACAAGGACGCTAATAACCTAACGTATAAAGGAAGGTGGCGGCTGAATCTCAAACACGGGCTTGGGTACCAAGTTTACCCTAACGGTGACGTCTTCGAAGGCTCTTGGATTCAGGGTTTGGGAGAAGGGCCAGGGAAGTACACTTGGGGTAATGGGAACATCTATCTTGGAGATATGAAAGGTGGGAAGATGTCTGGGAAAGGGACGTTGACTTGGATCACTGGGGACTCTTATGAAGGAAGCTGGTTGAATGGGATGATGCATGGGTTCGGTGTGTACACGTGGAGGGACGGTGGTTGCTACGTAGGGACGTGGACGCGTGGTTTGAAAGATGGGAAAGGATCTTTTTACTCGGCGGGGACTAGAGTTCCCGCCGTGCAGGAGTTTTATCTCAACGCTCTTAGGAAGAGAGGCGTGTTGCCGGATCTGAGGAGGCAGAGCCAAGTTGCTGCAGCTTCTTCGGTTAATATGGAGAGTCTTAGAGTCGGTGGTGGTGGCAACAAGTTATCGAAAGGGAGTTTGATTAACTTGGAGCAGTCACGCAACGGGAGGGTTTCTCTGGAGAGGCGGTGGAGTCTTGAAGTGAGTATTGAGAAAGTGATTGGGCATGATTACTCGGATTTGGAGAGGGGAAGCGGTACTGAGGAGTATAGTGCGAACAGACCGATCTTGGAACGGGAGTATATGCAAGGTGTGCTGATCAGTGAGCGTGTGGTGGTAGACAACAGGTTTTCGCCTACTTCGAAAAGAGCTAAGAGGAAACATAAGAGGCTTTTTAAAGAAGCTAAGAAGCCTGGGGAAGTTGTTATCAAAGGTCATAGGAGTTATGATTTGATGCTCAATTTGCAGCTTGGAATCAG ATACACAGTGGGGAAAATAACGCCTATACAAAGGAGAGAAGTAAGGACAGCAGACTTTGGACCTAGGGCTAGCTTTTGGATGAGTTTTCCTCGAGCTGGCTCCGCGATGACGCCTCCTCACCACTCTGAAGATTTCAAATGGAAAGACTATTGCCCTATGGTATTCAG GAACCTGAGGGAGATGTTCAAGATGGATGCAGCTGATTATATGATGTCCATTTGTGGAAACGATACCTTAAGGGAACTTTCTTCTCCAGGGAAGAGCGGGAGTGTCTTCTTCTTGTCTCAGGATGATAGGTTCATGATTAAAACACTCAGGAAATCTGAAGTCAAG GTTCTCCTGAGGATGCTTCCATATTACCATCATCATGTGAAGACGTATGAGAACACCCTCATTACTAAGTTCTTTGGCCTTCACAGAATCAAACCATCAAGTGGACAAAAG TTCCGCTTTGTGGTGATGGGTAACATGTTCTTTACAGATCTAAGAATCCACCGGAGATTTGACCTTAAAGGTTCGAAGTTGGGACGCTCTGCAGACAAAGTGGAGATAGACGAGAACACGATACTTAAAGATTTGGATCTGAACTACAGCTTCTTCTTGGAACCTTCTTGGCGAGAGGGTTTACTAAA GCAACTAGAGATCGATAGCAAGTTCTTGGTAGAACAGAACATAATGGATTACAGCCTTTTGCTCGGTGTGCATCACCGAGCTCCAGAGCACTTAAGGACCCAGTTGGTCCGTTCTCGAAGTATAACAGCTGATGCGTTAGAGAGTGTAGCTGAAGATG ATACAATCGAGGACGACATGTTATCTTACCACCAGGGACTAGTTCTTGTTCCTGGAGGGAGTGATAATGTTGTAACTGGTCCTCACATCAGAGGCAGCAGATTACGAGCATCCGCTGTGGGAGATGAAGAAGTCGACCTCCTTCTTCCTGGAACAGCCAG GCTGCAGATACAGCAAGGAGTGAACATGCCGGCAAGAGCAGAGCTGATACCGGGAACAGAAGAGAAAGACAGACAGATTCTACACGATTGCTGCGACGTCGTGCTTTATCTAGGCATTATAGATATCTTACAAGAGTACAACATGACCAAGAAGATAGAGCATGCTTACAAGTCTCTTCACTTTGATTCTAAGTCGATCTCAGCCGTTGATCCTACTTACTACTCCCAGCGTTTTCTTGACTTCATCGAGAAGGTGTTTCCTCAGAACAACgcataa
- the LOC106452778 gene encoding ras-related protein RABC2b: MGSSSGTSGYDLSFKILLIGDSGVGKSSLLLSFISSSVQDLAPTIGVDFKIKQLKVRGKRVKLTIWDTAGQEKFRTLTSSYFRGSQGIILVYDVTKRETFLNLADVWAKEIELYSTNHDCIKMLVGNKVDIESERKVSREEGTALAKELKFLFHECSARTRENVKQCFEELALKIMEVPSLLQEGSNSLKRKPDSRTHQSRCCS; encoded by the exons ATGGGATCTTCTTCTGGAACAAGTGGATATGATCTGTCTTTCAAGATCTTGTTGATTGGAGATTCTGGTGTTGGTAAAAGCAGCTTGCTTCTCAGTTTCATTTCCAGCTCTGTCCAAGATCTTGCTCCCACCATCG GTGTTGATTTTAAGATCAAACAGCTGAAAGTAAGAGGAAAGAGAGTAAAGCTTACAATCTGGGACACAG CTGGACAAGAGAAGTTCAGAACATTGACAAGTTCTTACTTCAGAGGCTCCCAAGGGATCATTCTCG TTTATGATGTGACGAAAAGAGAGACGTTTCTGAACTTAGCAGATGTTTGGGCCAAAGAGATTGAGCTCTACTCGACTAACCATGACTGCATTAAGATGCTCGTTGGCAACAAAGTTGACATA GAATCTGAGAGGAAGGTAAGCCGAGAAGAAGGAACGGCTCTAGCGAAAGAACtcaagtttttgtttcatgAATGTAGCGCAAGAACCCGAGAAAACGTTAAGCAGTGCTTTGAAGAGCTTGCTCTCAAG ATAATGGAGGTACCTAGTCTTTTGCAAGAAGGATCAAACTCTCTGAAGAGAAAACCTGACTCCAGAACTCATCAAAGCCGGTGCTGCTCGTGA
- the LOC111215768 gene encoding ras-related protein RABE1e isoform X1, protein MAAAPGRARSDYDYLVKLLLIGDSGVGKSCLLLRFSDDTFTTSFITTIGIDFKIRTVELDGKRIKLQIWDTAGQERFRTITTAYYRGAMGILLVYDVTDESSFNNIRNWMKNIEQHASDSVNRILVGNKADMDESKRAIPTSKGQALADEYGIKFFETSAKTNLNVEQVFMSIAKDIKQRLTESDTKAEPQGIKIKKQDASKASSSSTTEKSACCSYV, encoded by the exons ATGGCGGCTGCGCCGGGAAGAGCTCGCTCAGACTATGATTACCTCGTCAAGCTCCTCCTCATCGGCGATAGCG GTGTGGGGAAAAGTTGTTTGCTTCTGCGTTTCTCGGATGATACTTTCACTACAAGTTTCATTACCACCATTGG AATCGATTTCAAGATAAGAACAGTTGAACTTGATGGGAAGCGTATCAAATTGCAGATATGGGACACTGCTGGACAAGAACGTTTTAGAACTATAACCACAG CTTATTACAGAGGAGCAATGGGTATATTACTCGTCTATGATGTAACAGACGAGTCATCCTTCAACA ATATTAGGAACTGGATGAAGAATATTGAGCAACATGCTTCAGATAGCGTCAACAGAATATTGGTTGGTAACAAAGCTGACATGGACGAAAGCAAAAGG GCCATCCCAACATCAAAGGGACAAGCTCTGGCTGATGAATATGGAATCAAGTTCTTCGAGACG AGTGCAAAAACAAACCTGAATGTGGAGCAGGTTTTCATGTCTATCGCTAAAGACATCAAACAAAGACTCACAGAAAGCGACACAAAAGCTGAG CCACAAGGAatcaagataaaaaaacaagatgCTAGCAAAGCCTCATCGTCTTCTACAACTGAGAAATCAGCTTGCTGCAGTTATGTTTAG
- the LOC111215768 gene encoding ras-related protein RABE1e isoform X2, whose amino-acid sequence MITSSSSSSSAIAVWGKVVCFCVSRMILSLQVSLPPLGLIDFKIRTVELDGKRIKLQIWDTAGQERFRTITTAYYRGAMGILLVYDVTDESSFNNIRNWMKNIEQHASDSVNRILVGNKADMDESKRAIPTSKGQALADEYGIKFFETSAKTNLNVEQVFMSIAKDIKQRLTESDTKAEPQGIKIKKQDASKASSSSTTEKSACCSYV is encoded by the exons ATGATTACCTCGTCAAGCTCCTCCTCATCGGCGATAGCG GTGTGGGGAAAAGTTGTTTGCTTCTGCGTTTCTCGGATGATACTTTCACTACAAGTTTCATTACCACCATTGGGTTT AATCGATTTCAAGATAAGAACAGTTGAACTTGATGGGAAGCGTATCAAATTGCAGATATGGGACACTGCTGGACAAGAACGTTTTAGAACTATAACCACAG CTTATTACAGAGGAGCAATGGGTATATTACTCGTCTATGATGTAACAGACGAGTCATCCTTCAACA ATATTAGGAACTGGATGAAGAATATTGAGCAACATGCTTCAGATAGCGTCAACAGAATATTGGTTGGTAACAAAGCTGACATGGACGAAAGCAAAAGG GCCATCCCAACATCAAAGGGACAAGCTCTGGCTGATGAATATGGAATCAAGTTCTTCGAGACG AGTGCAAAAACAAACCTGAATGTGGAGCAGGTTTTCATGTCTATCGCTAAAGACATCAAACAAAGACTCACAGAAAGCGACACAAAAGCTGAG CCACAAGGAatcaagataaaaaaacaagatgCTAGCAAAGCCTCATCGTCTTCTACAACTGAGAAATCAGCTTGCTGCAGTTATGTTTAG
- the LOC106454282 gene encoding ankyrin repeat domain-containing protein 1, giving the protein MAVPREVNVMEQNNVDCDIAAEYEFYSHLGALAAAAEFGDVVALGTAIDTMHGLTDEPLKNSDTALHLACLYGNLPCVELLLERGADMEVTDLYRATPLHNACDGGYLDIVEFLLSRASCPECAKRMIETIDLQGDTPLHNAARYEYVDVIRLLLSSGASPTTKNSSGQVIFENIFSSLLDFQLF; this is encoded by the exons ATGGCCGTTCCAAGGGAAGTCAATGTGATGGAACAAAACAATGTTGACTGTGATATTGCTGCTGAATACGAGTTTTACTCGCATCTCGGTGCCTTAGCCGCCGCAGCTGAGTTCGGTGACGTCGTCGCCTTGGGCACAGCCATTG ACACTATGCATGGGCTTACTGACGAGCCACTTAAGAATAGTGACACGGCACTTCACCTGGCGTGTCTATATGGTAACCTCCCTTGTGTTGAG CTTCTCCTGGAAAGAGGAGCTGATATGGAGGTTACAGATTTATATAGAGCAACTCCTCTACATAATGCTTGTGATGGGG GATACTTAGACATAGTAGAGTTTCTTTTAAGCCGAGCTAGTTGTCCTGAATGTGCAAAGAGAATGATTGAAACAATCGACCTACAAGGTGACACT CCTCTGCATAATGCAGCGAGATATGAGTATGTCGATGTGATTAGGCTTTTGCTAAGTTCAGGGGCTTCACCAACGACTAAAAACTCCAGCGGGCAggtaatatttgaaaatattttttcttcactTTTAGACTTCCAATTATTTTGA
- the LOC106452773 gene encoding serine/threonine protein phosphatase 2A 57 kDa regulatory subunit B' beta isoform, which produces MFKKIMKGGGHKKPSKSESNEPSSYNLGGSNVVVSHASRGALAPPSQVTTATPPPPITSVTPLPLFRDVPVSERQALFLRKLQNCCFHFDFTDTTKNVREKEIKRQTLLELVDFIQSGASKIISESCQEEMIKMVSLNLFRCLPPASHENTGQEPADPEEEEPYLEPSWPHLQLVYELLLRYVVSTDTDTKVAKRYIDHSFVLKLLDLFDSEDPREREYLKTILHRIYGKFMVHRPFIRKAINNIFYRFIYETERHGGIGELLEILGSIINGFALPMKEEHKLFLIRVLIPLHKPKPIAIYHQQLSYCIVQFVEKDYKLADTVIRGLLKYWPVTNCTKENLFLQELEEVLEATQPVEFQRCMVPLFQQIARCLNSSHFQVAERALFLWNNEHIVGLIAQNRSVILPIIYPALEKNVQSHWNQAVHGLTVNIKKMFMEMDPDLFEECQRQYEEKQAKSKEVEEQRQFTWKRLAEAAAERDGVGGGEDYMITS; this is translated from the exons ATGTTTAAGAAAATCATGAAAGGTGGTGGGCACAAGAAGCCCTCTAAATCTGAATCCAACGAACCTTCAAGCTATAATCTTGGTGGCTCCAATGTTGTCGTTAGCCACGCTTCTCGTGGAGCACTGGCTCCTCCTTCTCAAGTGACAACAGCCACTCCTCCTCCGCCTATAACCTCGGTGACCCCACTCCCTCTCTTCAGAGACGTTCCCGTTTCAGAGAGGCAAGCTTTGTTCCTCAGGAAGCTTCAGAACTGCTGTTTCCACTTTGATTTCACTGATACCACCAAGAACGTTAGAGAGAAGGAGATCAAGAGGCAGACGCTGCTGGAGCTGGTGGATTTTATACAGTCTGGAGCTAGCAAGATTATCTCCGAGTCTTGTCAGGAGGAAATGATCAAGATGGTTTCGCTCAATCTCTTTCGTTGTCTCCCTCCTGCCTCACATGAGAACACGGGCCAGGAGCCCGCGGATCCCGAGGAGGAGGAGCCTTATTTGGAGCCTTCCTGGCCTCATTTGCAGCTGGTTTACGAGCTGCTGTTACGATACGTTGTTTCTACTGATACCGATACCAAAGTGGCCAAACGGTATATCGACCATTCCTTTGTGTTGAAGCTGCTCGACTTGTTTGACTCCGAGGATCCGAGAGAGAGGGAGTATTTGAAAACGATTCTTCATAGGATCTACGGGAAGTTTATGGTGCACAGGCCGTTTATTAGGAAAGCGATCAACAACATTTTCTATAGGTTTATTTACGAGACGGAGAGACACGGCGGGATCGGGGAGCTTTTGGAGATTCTTGGCAGTATCATAAACGGGTTTGCGTTGCCTATGAAGGAGGAGCACAAGCTGTTTCTCATCAGGGTGTTGATACCGTTGCATAAGCCTAAACCGATAGCGATATATCATCAGCAGTTGTCTTATTGCATCGTTCAGTTTGTGGAAAAGGATTATAAGCTAGCGGATACTGTGATCAGGGGGTTGTTGAAGTATTGGCCTGTGACGAACTGCACTAAGGAGAATCTCTTCCTTCAGGAACTTGAAGAAGTTCTTGAGGCAACGCAGCCTGTTGAGTTCCAGCGTTGTATGGTTCCGTTGTTCCAACAGATTGCTCGCTGCCTTAATAGCTCTCACTTTCAG GTTGCAGAACGAGCACTGTTCCTGTGGAACAACGAGCACATAGTGGGTCTAATCGCGCAGAACCGAAGCGTTATCCTTCCAATAATATACCCCGCACTGGAGAAGAACGTCCAGTCTCACTGGAACCAAGCAGTCCACGGTCTAACCGTAAATATCAAGAAGATGTTCATGGAGATGGATCCTGATCTATTTGAAGAATGCCAGAGACAGTATGAGGAGAAACAAGCCAAGTCCAAAGAAGTTGAAGAACAACGCCAATTTACATGGAAGAGATTAGCTGAAGCAGCAGCAGAGCGAGACGGAGTTGGAGGAGGAGAAGATTATATGATCACTTCCTAG
- the LOC125609102 gene encoding uncharacterized protein LOC125609102, producing the protein MDSAKLKLNHSSNLLRTASNSFVQAMDSLDHSSPPTTILCPRRRSHRLSPFVSDLKEFSSSITFSCYVCHRKIKHLTDFFWCHKCTLAYHKKCVEPEIKVPYHPKHPLQLLFRSPKSTLHVGGSHYNKCHCCGENTHEGFYYSCSICDFDLLPGCAISLNILSINYPKRHDHTLTYFPRINSLTCDVCALSDDKCFIYVCYQCDFVVHKTCIYLPTTIRISRHDHRLSFTLIPHPNKNWSCGVCRQRVDKNYGRYSCVKDCDYVVHSKCATRKDLWDGRELEGEPETKYEDIKAFKDIGDGVIEHFSHPNHNMRLDKKESDKVADGKRCQACILPIYEGNIYNCMRCDFILHETCAHLPRKKLHPLHAHPLTLQTAQKPEGQFECVACGNLCCGFVHTGCKPVKAVIVLSK; encoded by the coding sequence ATGGATTCTGCAAAACTCAAATTAAACCACTCTTCAAATCTCTTACGTACAGCCTCAAACTCTTTTGTACAAGCCATGGACTCCCTCGACCACTCTTCTCCTCCTACAACTATCTTATGCCCTAGGCGACGATCTCACCGTCTTTCCCCCTTCGTTTCTGACTTGAAAGAGTTTTCTTCGTCCATTACCTTTTCGTGTTACGTTTGCCATCGTAAAATAAAACATCTCACTGATTTTTTTTGGTGCCACAAATGTACCCTAGCCTACCACAAGAAATGTGTTGAACCTGAGATCAAAGTGCCTTATCATCCCAAACACCCTCTCCAACTTCTTTTTCGATCCCCCAAGAGTACACTTCACGTAGGGGGCAGCCACTACAACAAGTGTCATTGCTGTGGAGAAAACACTCATGAAGGTTTCTATTACTCTTGTTCTATATGTGATTTTGATTTACTTCCTGGTTGTGCGATAAGTTTGAACATCCTTTCTATAAACTACCCAAAAAGGCATGACCATACCCTCACCTACTTCCCTAGAATAAACTCCCTAACTTGTGATGTTTGTGCATTGAGTGATGATAAATGCTTCATTTACGTCTGTTATCAATGCGATTTCGTAGTCCATAAGACGTGTATCTACTTACCAACCACAATCAGAATATCCCGTCATGACCACCGTCTCTCTTTTACTCTTATTCCTCATCCTAATAAGAATTGGTCGTGTGGAGTTTGTCGCCAAAGAGTTGACAAAAATTATGGACGATACTCTTGTGTGAAGGATTGCGATTATGTTGTTCATTCTAAATGTGCAACACGAAAAGATTTATGGGACGGAAGAGAACTTGAAGGAGAACCAGAAACGAAGTATGAAGATATTAAGGCGTTCAAAGATATAGGTGATGGAGTCATAGAACATTTCAGCCATCCAAATCATAACATGAGACTTGACAAGAAGGAGAGTGATAAAGTAGCGGACGGAAAAAGATGTCAAGCGTGCATCCTTCCTATCTATGAAGGTAACATTTATAATTGCATGAGATGTGATTTTATCCTCCATGAAACATGTGCACATCTTCCTCGTAAAAAATTGCATCCACTGCATGCACATCCACTCACTTTGCAAACGGCTCAGAAACCCGAAGGTCAATTCGAGTGTGTAGCTTGTGGAAATCTTTGTTGTGGTTTTGTACACACGGGCTGTAAGCCTGTAAAGGCCGTTATTGTTCTTTCAAAATAG
- the LOC106345589 gene encoding auxin-responsive protein SAUR50: MCKTLKLFIRKVQTCCLFIGFSKSVEDCGEFEEEGNGATTVPSDVKEGHVAVIAVKGERAVRFVLELQELYKPEFRRLLELAREEFGFQPRGPLTIPCQPEEVQKILQESRKG; this comes from the coding sequence ATGTGCAAGACGTTGAAGCTTTTCATTAGAAAGGTACAAACTTGCTGCTTATTCATTGGATTCTCCAAGAGTGTTGAAGATTGTGGTGAGTTTGAGGAAGAGGGTAATGGGGCAACAACGGTTCCCAGTGATGTTAAAGAAGGGCATGTGGCAGTGATTGCTGTAAAAGGAGAGAGAGCTGTGAGGTTTGTTTTGGAGCTTCAAGAGTTGTACAAACCTGAGTTTAGGAGACTGCTTGAACTGGCAAGAGAGGAGTTTGGGTTTCAACCAAGAGGACCACTCACCATTCCATGCCAGCCGGAAGAAGTACAGAAGATTTTACAAGAAAGTAGGAAGGGATAG
- the BNAA05G28690D gene encoding uncharacterized protein BNAA05G28690D, with translation MEKYFGNAYRGDPGVPHADADRFVNIWIGSAAFSVLTWVNPYMWQLSNQFNYHDKWMLFEQHHWKKARAKKQPYEFKWNKIPKEVRDSYYYNWPVYFP, from the exons atggagaagtaTTTTGGGAATGCGTATAGGGGAGATCCAGGAGTGCCGCACGCAGATGCTGATAGGTTCGTGAACATATGGATTGGTTCGGCTGCCTTCTCTGTTCTCACATGGGTCAATCCTTACATGTGGCAGCTCTCCAACCAGTTCAA TTATCATGATAAGTGGATGCTCTTTGAGCAGCACCACTGGAAAAAGGCAAGGGCGAAGAAGCAGCCTTATGAATTCAAG TGGAATAAGATACCAAAAGAAGTCAGGGACTCGTATTATTACAACTGGCCTGTCTACTTCCCTTAG
- the BNAC05G43170D gene encoding uncharacterized protein BNAC05G43170D: MRGGGKRRSSGGGGSGRSKSRSPGHRAAGSSSGGRRRRTNNTLFVEGGALADFPKDHSFSTPSRGRSSSRKGSKKPGSSDRASGLRRCSGQSYAYQYPSGGDREMVGLGSNQLLFGKTDGNQIVAYLDDQTPSKEVVKVNYEYGSSFVLGGDDDETHKGLGFESDAGPSGSLSVSKELGDENCEEGGDEAMPDVVKVKPSKRNSGFISIGGMKLYTEDISDDEESGGEEEEGSIGSEESEESSDESESSEDMFGSDTEIDDAVAKDYLEGIGGSENMLDAHWLAEKSLDQLDLSSGSDSSAEMKTGKKLTGFALQKASMEYGKKKVTRSHFSGHGKATMDDLMFVKDPRSLSGKKNKKTKFLPQSWPSGSQKSKHARTFPGEKKKHRKEYIALKRRERMLQRGVDLADINIQLERFVLENVDMHCFQRMHNRDCSQVRRLADVYRLSSSCTGSGKKSFVTVTRTYQTCMPSASDKVRIEKLIGAGDEEEDFAVSGGGVKVKSGGLERKKAKDSAKKRPTREERERNKSSGKKSSYAEQPVSFVSCGVIDSEIAVAKTSSDVNVAKQVGETTPEASSGPDIGAFEVHTRGFGSKMMAKMGFIEGGGLGKEGKGISQPIEAVQRPKSLGLGLDFSIDTDEASPPINNNAKKNRSSSSGKQVKRGSHDIGGGSSSARIRDKRLGAFEQHTTGFGSRMMARMGFVDGSGLGRESQGIVNPLVAVRRPRARGLGAEG; encoded by the coding sequence ATGCGAGGCGGTGGCAAGAGAAGATCAAGCGGCGGTGGTGGTTCCGGGAGAAGCAAATCCAGATCTCCAGGACACCGCGCGGCGGGTTCTTCCTCCGGCGGTCGTCGCCGACGCACCAACAACACTCTGTTCGTGGAAGGAGGCGCTCTCGCCGATTTCCCGAAAGATCATTCCTTTTCGACGCCGTCTCGAGGGAGAAGCTCTTCCAGAAAAGGATCGAAGAAGCCCGGAAGCTCAGATCGTGCTTCTGGCCTGAGGAGATGCAGTGGTCAAAGCTACGCCTATCAGTATCCTTCAGGCGGTGATCGTGAAATGGTTGGACTCGGATCGAATCAGTTACTGTTCGGGAAGACAGATGGGAACCAGATCGTTGCGTATCTTGATGATCAGACGCCTTCGAAGGAAGTTGTTAAGGTAAATTATGAGTATGGATCGAGTTTTGTTTTgggtggtgatgatgatgagacTCATAAAGGTTTGGGCTTTGAATCTGATGCTGGGCCAAGTGGTAGTCTCTCTGTTTCTAAGGAACTGGGAGATGAGAATTGTGAAGAGGGTGGAGATGAAGCGATGCCTGATGTTGTGAAAGTGAAACCGTCGAAGAGGAACTCAGGGTTCATTTCTATTGGAGGGATGAAGCTTTACACTGAAGATATATCTGATGATGAAGAGAGTGgtggagaagaggaggaaggaAGCATTGGGTCTGAAGAGAGTGAGGAGTCATCTGATGAGAGTGAAAGCTCGGAGGATATGTTTGGAAGTGATACGGAGATTGATGACGCTGTTGCGAAGGATTACTTGGAAGGTATTGGTGGCAGTGAGAATATGTTGGATGCTCATTGGCTGGCAGAAAAGTCGTTAGATCAGCTGGATTTGTCAAGCGGAAGTGATTCTTCTGCTGAGATGAAGACAGGGAAGAAGTTGACTGGTTTTGCTTTACAAAAGGCGTCAATGGAGTATGGGAAAAAGAAGGTGACAAGAAGTCATTTCTCTGGTCATGGTAAGGCTACAATGGATGATCTTATGTTTGTGAAGGATCCAAGAAGTCTTTCGGgtaagaagaataagaagactAAGTTTCTTCCACAGTCTTGGCCTTCAGGGTCACAAAAGAGCAAACATGCCCGTACCTTTCCtggtgagaagaagaaacatcgCAAAGAGTATATTGCTCTGAAGCGTCGTGAGAGAATGTTGCAGCGCGGTGTTGATCTTGCTGATATAAACATTCAGTTAGAGCGTTTTGTTCTTGAAAACGTGGACATGCACTGTTTCCAGCGTATGCATAACCGAGATTGCTCTCAGGTGAGACGGTTAGCAGACGTGTACCGCTTATCAAGTAGCTGCACTGGTTCCGGAAAGAAAAGCTTTGTGACAGTGACTCGAACGTATCAGACATGTATGCCATCTGCTAGCGATAAGGTTCGCATTGAGAAGCTGAtaggagcaggagacgaggaggaGGACTTTGCTGTCAGCGGAGGAGGGGTGAAGGTTAAATCTGGAGGGTTAGAGAGGAAGAAAGCAAAAGACTCAGCCAAAAAGCGACCTACTAGAGAAGAACGGGAGAGAAACAAAAGCAGCGGGAAGAAGAGTTCATATGCTGAGCAACCTGTTTCATTTGTGTCATGTGGTGTTATTGATTCTGAGATCGCTGTGGCAAAGACCTCTTCTGATGTCAACGTTGCTAAACAAGTGGGTGAAACTACTCCGGAAGCCTCTAGTGGACCAGATATTGGAGCGTTTGAGGTGCACACCAGAGGCTTTGGATCTAAAATGATGGCAAAAATGGGATTCATAGAAGGAGGCGGTCTAGGAAAGGAGGGTAAGGGGATATCACAGCCAATAGAAGCTGTTCAACGTCCGAAATCACTTGGTTTAGGTCTGGATTTCTCTATTGATACCGACGAGGCTAGTCCACCAATCAATAACAACGCTAAGAAGAACAGATCTTCTTCCTCTGGGAAACAAGTGAAACGCGGCTCCCATGACATTGGTGGTGGCTCTAGCTCAGCAAGAATTAGAGATAAAAGATTGGGAGCCTTTGAGCAGCACACAACAGGTTTCGGTTCGAGGATGATGGCGAGAATGGGTTTTGTGGATGGCTCGGGTTTGGGAAGAGAGTCGCAAGGCATAGTCAATCCGTTGGTCGCTGTGAGACGTCCTAGAGCTCGTGGACTAGGCGCTGAAGGCTAA